The proteins below come from a single Calonectris borealis chromosome 33, bCalBor7.hap1.2, whole genome shotgun sequence genomic window:
- the ABCF1 gene encoding ATP-binding cassette sub-family F member 1 isoform X6: protein MPKGARPATAKQEEWRGEGEGQDQPVKKGKKDRRGKKSFFEELAEEEKMAPAEAPTPPEKEAPPQQASRRKRDRRKERRRPGAEPEPEEVELIRRLQELAAAGSEEEEEEAPAPRKGGRRRKGGNVFAALSQEQSEEEEEEERRDEGSRPGKGRSTKEEEEGEKKKKSRKNEKSKGKRQGKAPSEDEAEGSDEDVRPKGAKNKFAALCDEEEEEDEAEEPRKGSEPQEEEEEEEEAGRKAEPDARVSKKEKKKMKKQLEYERQVATIKAAAAAGENDFSVSQAELSSRQAMLENASDIKLEKFSISAHGKELYVNADLYIVAGRRYGLVGPNGKGKTTLLKHIANRALSIPPNIDVLLCEQEVVADDTPAVQAVLRADTKRLRLLEEEKRLQAMLEGGDDAAAERLEKVYEELRAIGAAAAEAKARRILAGLGFNPEMQNRATRKFSGGWRMRVSLARALFMEPTLLMLDEPTNHLDLNAVIWLNNYLQTWKKTLLVVSHDQGFLDDVCTDIIHLDAQRLFYYRGNYMTFKKMYQQKQKELLKQFEKQEKKLRDLKAGGKSTKQAEKQTKEALTRKQQKCRRRTAAEEAAEAPELLKRPREYTVRFTFPNPPPLSPPILGLHGVDFGYEGQELLFRNLDFGIDMESRVCIVGPNGVGKSTLLQLLTGQLTPTRGQMRRNHRLKVGFFNQQAAEQLRLEETAAEYLQRGFNLPHQDARKCLGRFGLEGHAHTLQIAKLSGGQKARVVFAELACREPDVLILDEPTNNLDIESIDALADAINEYRGAVIVVSHDARLITETGCQLWVVEEQGLSQIDGDFDDYKREVLEALGEVVIHRPRE, encoded by the exons ATGCCGAAGGGAGCGCGCCCGGCGACGGCCAAGCAGGAGGAATGGCGGGGGGAGGGCGAGGGGCAGG ACCAACCGGtaaagaagggcaagaaggaccGGCGAGGCAAGAAATCG TTCTTCGAGGAGctggcagaagaggagaaaatggcaCCCGCGGaggcccccacccccccagagaAGGAGGCGCCGCCCCAACAG GCCTCCCGGCGGAAGCGAGACCGGCGGAAagagcggcggcggccgggggcggagCCTGAGCCCGAGGAGGTGGAGCTTATCCGGCGCCTGCAGGAACTGGCGGCCGCCggcagcgaggaagaggaggaggaag CACCGGCCCCCaggaaaggggggaggaggaggaag GGCGGCAACGTCTTCGCGGCACTAAGCCAGGAGcagagcgaggaggaggaggaggaagagaggagggacGAAGGCTCGCGGCCCGGCAAGGGCAGAAGCACCAAG gaggaagaggagggtgagaagaagaagaagagccGCAAGAATGAGAAGAGCAAGGGGAAGCGGCAG GGAAAAGCCCCCAGTGAGGACGAGGCCGAAGGCTCCGATGAGGACGTGCGGCCCAAAGGCGCAAAg aaCAAGTTCGCGGCTCTGTgcgacgaggaggaggaggaagatgaggccGAAGAGCCCCGGAAGGGCAGCGAGCCC caggaggaggaggaggaggaggaagaagccgGGAGGAAGGCCGAGCCCGACGCCCGCgtcagcaaaaaggagaagaagaagatgaagaagcag ctggagTACGAGCGGCAGGTCGCCACCATAaaggcagcggcggcggcgggggagaaCGACTTCTCGGTGTCGCAGGCCGAGCTCTCCTCCCGGCAGGCCATGCTGGAGAACGCCTCCGACATCAAG CTGGAGAAATTCAGCATCTCGGCCCACGGGAAGGAGCTCTACGTCAACGCCGACCTCTACATCGTAGCCGGGCGCCGCTACGGCCTCGTGGGACCCAAcgg GAAAGGCAAGACGACGCTGCTGAAGCACATCGCGAACCGGGCGCTGAGCATCCCCCCCAACATCGACGTCTTGCTGTGCGAACAAG AGGTGGTGGCGGACGACACGCCGGCGGTGCAGGCGGTGCTGCGCGCCGACACCAAACGACtccggctgctggaggaggagaaacGGCTGCAGGCGATGCTGGAGGGGGGCGACGACGCGGCCGCCGAGCGCCTGGAGAAG GTGTACGAGGAGCTGCGGGCCATCGGGGCGGCCGCTGCCGAGGCCAAGGCGCGGCGGATCCTGGCCGGTTTGGGTTTCAATCCCGAAATGCAGAACAGAGCTACCAGGAAATTCTCCGGTGGGTGGCGGATGAGGGTGTCCCTGGCCCG GGCCTTGTTTATGGAGCCGACGTTGTTGATGTTGGATGAACCCACCAACCACCTCGACCTCAACGCCGTCATCTGGCTCAACAA ttACCTGCAGACCTGGAAGAAGACGCTGCTGGTGGTGTCCCACGACCAAGGTTTCCTCGATGACGTCTGCACCGACATCATCCACCTCGACGCCCAACGCCTCTTCTACTACCGGGGCAACTACA TGACCTTCAAGAAGATGTaccagcagaagcagaaggagCTGCTCAAGCAGTTcgagaagcaggagaagaaacTCCGCGACCTCAAGGCCGGCGGCAAGTCCACCAAGCAGGCG GAAAAACAAACGAAGGAGGCGTTGACGAGGAAGCAGCAGAAATGCCGGCGACGGACGGCGGCGGAGGAAGCGGCCGAGGCCCCGGAGCTGCTGAAGCGACCCCGGGAATACACCGTGCGCTTCACCTTCCCCAAcccgccccccctcagcccccccatcCTCGGCCTCCACG GCGTCGACTTCGGCTAcgaggggcaggagctgctcttcCGCAACCTCGACTTCGGCATCGACATGGAGTCGCGGG tttgcaTCGTGGGCCCCAACGGCGTGGGGAAGAGcacgctgctgcagctcctcaccGGGCAGCTGACGCCG ACACGGGGGCAGATGCGGAGGAACCACCGGCTG aAAGTGGGCTTCTTCAACCAACAAGCGGCCGAGCAGCTGCGGCTGGAGGAGACGGCGGCCGAGTACCTGCAGCGCGGCTTCAACCTGCCCCACCAGGACGCCCGCAAGTGCCTGGGCCGCTTCGGGCTGGAGGGACACGCCCACACCCTCCAGATCGCCAAGCTCTCCG GGGGGCAGAAAGCCCGGGTGGTGTTTGCCGAGCTGGCCTGCCGCGAGCCCGACGTCCTCATCCTG gacgAACCCACCAACAACCTGGACATCGAATCCATCGACGCTTTGGCCGACGCCATCAACGAATACCGGGGAG CCGTCATCGTGGTGAGCCACGACGCCCGCCTGATCACGGAGACGGGCTGTCAGCTGTGGGTGGTGGAGGAGCAGGGCCTCAGCCAGATCGACGGCGACTTCGACGACTACAAGCGGGAGGTGCTGGAGGCGCTGGGGGAGGTCGTCATCCACCGCCCCCGCGAgtga
- the ABCF1 gene encoding ATP-binding cassette sub-family F member 1 isoform X1 — MPKGARPATAKQEEWRGEGEGQDQPVKKGKKDRRGKKSFFEELAEEEKMAPAEAPTPPEKEAPPQQASRRKRDRRKERRRPGAEPEPEEVELIRRLQELAAAGSEEEEEEAPAPRKGGRRRKGGNVFAALSQEQSEEEEEEERRDEGSRPGKGRSTKEEEEGEKKKKSRKNEKSKGKRQQGKAPSEDEAEGSDEDVRPKGAKNKFAALCDEEEEEDEAEEPRKGSEPQEEEEEEEEAGRKAEPDARVSKKEKKKMKKQLEYERQVATIKAAAAAGENDFSVSQAELSSRQAMLENASDIKLEKFSISAHGKELYVNADLYIVAGRRYGLVGPNGKGKTTLLKHIANRALSIPPNIDVLLCEQEVVADDTPAVQAVLRADTKRLRLLEEEKRLQAMLEGGDDAAAERLEKVYEELRAIGAAAAEAKARRILAGLGFNPEMQNRATRKFSGGWRMRVSLARALFMEPTLLMLDEPTNHLDLNAVIWLNNYLQTWKKTLLVVSHDQGFLDDVCTDIIHLDAQRLFYYRGNYMTFKKMYQQKQKELLKQFEKQEKKLRDLKAGGKSTKQAEKQTKEALTRKQQKCRRRTAAEEAAEAPELLKRPREYTVRFTFPNPPPLSPPILGLHGVDFGYEGQELLFRNLDFGIDMESRVCIVGPNGVGKSTLLQLLTGQLTPTRGQMRRNHRLKVGFFNQQAAEQLRLEETAAEYLQRGFNLPHQDARKCLGRFGLEGHAHTLQIAKLSGRTHQQPGHRIHRRFGRRHQRIPGSRHRGEPRRPPDHGDGLSAVGGGGAGPQPDRRRLRRLQAGGAGGAGGGRHPPPPRVRGRRGGGRGGGAPSAPPPPANKEEWCTNGWRAPSFGAAVSRFQSERHQYVPE; from the exons ATGCCGAAGGGAGCGCGCCCGGCGACGGCCAAGCAGGAGGAATGGCGGGGGGAGGGCGAGGGGCAGG ACCAACCGGtaaagaagggcaagaaggaccGGCGAGGCAAGAAATCG TTCTTCGAGGAGctggcagaagaggagaaaatggcaCCCGCGGaggcccccacccccccagagaAGGAGGCGCCGCCCCAACAG GCCTCCCGGCGGAAGCGAGACCGGCGGAAagagcggcggcggccgggggcggagCCTGAGCCCGAGGAGGTGGAGCTTATCCGGCGCCTGCAGGAACTGGCGGCCGCCggcagcgaggaagaggaggaggaag CACCGGCCCCCaggaaaggggggaggaggaggaag GGCGGCAACGTCTTCGCGGCACTAAGCCAGGAGcagagcgaggaggaggaggaggaagagaggagggacGAAGGCTCGCGGCCCGGCAAGGGCAGAAGCACCAAG gaggaagaggagggtgagaagaagaagaagagccGCAAGAATGAGAAGAGCAAGGGGAAGCGGCAG CAGGGAAAAGCCCCCAGTGAGGACGAGGCCGAAGGCTCCGATGAGGACGTGCGGCCCAAAGGCGCAAAg aaCAAGTTCGCGGCTCTGTgcgacgaggaggaggaggaagatgaggccGAAGAGCCCCGGAAGGGCAGCGAGCCC caggaggaggaggaggaggaggaagaagccgGGAGGAAGGCCGAGCCCGACGCCCGCgtcagcaaaaaggagaagaagaagatgaagaagcag ctggagTACGAGCGGCAGGTCGCCACCATAaaggcagcggcggcggcgggggagaaCGACTTCTCGGTGTCGCAGGCCGAGCTCTCCTCCCGGCAGGCCATGCTGGAGAACGCCTCCGACATCAAG CTGGAGAAATTCAGCATCTCGGCCCACGGGAAGGAGCTCTACGTCAACGCCGACCTCTACATCGTAGCCGGGCGCCGCTACGGCCTCGTGGGACCCAAcgg GAAAGGCAAGACGACGCTGCTGAAGCACATCGCGAACCGGGCGCTGAGCATCCCCCCCAACATCGACGTCTTGCTGTGCGAACAAG AGGTGGTGGCGGACGACACGCCGGCGGTGCAGGCGGTGCTGCGCGCCGACACCAAACGACtccggctgctggaggaggagaaacGGCTGCAGGCGATGCTGGAGGGGGGCGACGACGCGGCCGCCGAGCGCCTGGAGAAG GTGTACGAGGAGCTGCGGGCCATCGGGGCGGCCGCTGCCGAGGCCAAGGCGCGGCGGATCCTGGCCGGTTTGGGTTTCAATCCCGAAATGCAGAACAGAGCTACCAGGAAATTCTCCGGTGGGTGGCGGATGAGGGTGTCCCTGGCCCG GGCCTTGTTTATGGAGCCGACGTTGTTGATGTTGGATGAACCCACCAACCACCTCGACCTCAACGCCGTCATCTGGCTCAACAA ttACCTGCAGACCTGGAAGAAGACGCTGCTGGTGGTGTCCCACGACCAAGGTTTCCTCGATGACGTCTGCACCGACATCATCCACCTCGACGCCCAACGCCTCTTCTACTACCGGGGCAACTACA TGACCTTCAAGAAGATGTaccagcagaagcagaaggagCTGCTCAAGCAGTTcgagaagcaggagaagaaacTCCGCGACCTCAAGGCCGGCGGCAAGTCCACCAAGCAGGCG GAAAAACAAACGAAGGAGGCGTTGACGAGGAAGCAGCAGAAATGCCGGCGACGGACGGCGGCGGAGGAAGCGGCCGAGGCCCCGGAGCTGCTGAAGCGACCCCGGGAATACACCGTGCGCTTCACCTTCCCCAAcccgccccccctcagcccccccatcCTCGGCCTCCACG GCGTCGACTTCGGCTAcgaggggcaggagctgctcttcCGCAACCTCGACTTCGGCATCGACATGGAGTCGCGGG tttgcaTCGTGGGCCCCAACGGCGTGGGGAAGAGcacgctgctgcagctcctcaccGGGCAGCTGACGCCG ACACGGGGGCAGATGCGGAGGAACCACCGGCTG aAAGTGGGCTTCTTCAACCAACAAGCGGCCGAGCAGCTGCGGCTGGAGGAGACGGCGGCCGAGTACCTGCAGCGCGGCTTCAACCTGCCCCACCAGGACGCCCGCAAGTGCCTGGGCCGCTTCGGGCTGGAGGGACACGCCCACACCCTCCAGATCGCCAAGCTCTCCG gacgAACCCACCAACAACCTGGACATCGAATCCATCGACGCTTTGGCCGACGCCATCAACGAATACCGGGGAG CCGTCATCGTGGTGAGCCACGACGCCCGCCTGATCACGGAGACGGGCTGTCAGCTGTGGGTGGTGGAGGAGCAGGGCCTCAGCCAGATCGACGGCGACTTCGACGACTACAAGCGGGAGGTGCTGGAGGCGCTGGGGGAGGTCGTCATCCACCGCCCCCGCGAgtgagggggcggcgggggggtggcaggggcgggggggctccatctgcaccccctccccccgctaATAAAGAGGAATGGTGCACCAATGGCTGGAGAGCGCCTTCATTTGGGGCCGCCGTCAGTAGGTTTCAGAGTGAACGCCACCAGTACGTTCCAGAGTGA
- the ABCF1 gene encoding ATP-binding cassette sub-family F member 1 isoform X3, translating to MPKGARPATAKQEEWRGEGEGQDQPVKKGKKDRRGKKSFFEELAEEEKMAPAEAPTPPEKEAPPQQASRRKRDRRKERRRPGAEPEPEEVELIRRLQELAAAGSEEEEEEAPAPRKGGRRRKGGNVFAALSQEQSEEEEEEERRDEGSRPGKGRSTKEEEEGEKKKKSRKNEKSKGKRQGKAPSEDEAEGSDEDVRPKGAKNKFAALCDEEEEEDEAEEPRKGSEPQEEEEEEEEAGRKAEPDARVSKKEKKKMKKQLEYERQVATIKAAAAAGENDFSVSQAELSSRQAMLENASDIKLEKFSISAHGKELYVNADLYIVAGRRYGLVGPNGKGKTTLLKHIANRALSIPPNIDVLLCEQEVVADDTPAVQAVLRADTKRLRLLEEEKRLQAMLEGGDDAAAERLEKVYEELRAIGAAAAEAKARRILAGLGFNPEMQNRATRKFSGGWRMRVSLARALFMEPTLLMLDEPTNHLDLNAVIWLNNYLQTWKKTLLVVSHDQGFLDDVCTDIIHLDAQRLFYYRGNYMTFKKMYQQKQKELLKQFEKQEKKLRDLKAGGKSTKQAEKQTKEALTRKQQKCRRRTAAEEAAEAPELLKRPREYTVRFTFPNPPPLSPPILGLHGVDFGYEGQELLFRNLDFGIDMESRVCIVGPNGVGKSTLLQLLTGQLTPTRGQMRRNHRLKVGFFNQQAAEQLRLEETAAEYLQRGFNLPHQDARKCLGRFGLEGHAHTLQIAKLSGRTHQQPGHRIHRRFGRRHQRIPGSRHRGEPRRPPDHGDGLSAVGGGGAGPQPDRRRLRRLQAGGAGGAGGGRHPPPPRVRGRRGGGRGGGAPSAPPPPANKEEWCTNGWRAPSFGAAVSRFQSERHQYVPE from the exons ATGCCGAAGGGAGCGCGCCCGGCGACGGCCAAGCAGGAGGAATGGCGGGGGGAGGGCGAGGGGCAGG ACCAACCGGtaaagaagggcaagaaggaccGGCGAGGCAAGAAATCG TTCTTCGAGGAGctggcagaagaggagaaaatggcaCCCGCGGaggcccccacccccccagagaAGGAGGCGCCGCCCCAACAG GCCTCCCGGCGGAAGCGAGACCGGCGGAAagagcggcggcggccgggggcggagCCTGAGCCCGAGGAGGTGGAGCTTATCCGGCGCCTGCAGGAACTGGCGGCCGCCggcagcgaggaagaggaggaggaag CACCGGCCCCCaggaaaggggggaggaggaggaag GGCGGCAACGTCTTCGCGGCACTAAGCCAGGAGcagagcgaggaggaggaggaggaagagaggagggacGAAGGCTCGCGGCCCGGCAAGGGCAGAAGCACCAAG gaggaagaggagggtgagaagaagaagaagagccGCAAGAATGAGAAGAGCAAGGGGAAGCGGCAG GGAAAAGCCCCCAGTGAGGACGAGGCCGAAGGCTCCGATGAGGACGTGCGGCCCAAAGGCGCAAAg aaCAAGTTCGCGGCTCTGTgcgacgaggaggaggaggaagatgaggccGAAGAGCCCCGGAAGGGCAGCGAGCCC caggaggaggaggaggaggaggaagaagccgGGAGGAAGGCCGAGCCCGACGCCCGCgtcagcaaaaaggagaagaagaagatgaagaagcag ctggagTACGAGCGGCAGGTCGCCACCATAaaggcagcggcggcggcgggggagaaCGACTTCTCGGTGTCGCAGGCCGAGCTCTCCTCCCGGCAGGCCATGCTGGAGAACGCCTCCGACATCAAG CTGGAGAAATTCAGCATCTCGGCCCACGGGAAGGAGCTCTACGTCAACGCCGACCTCTACATCGTAGCCGGGCGCCGCTACGGCCTCGTGGGACCCAAcgg GAAAGGCAAGACGACGCTGCTGAAGCACATCGCGAACCGGGCGCTGAGCATCCCCCCCAACATCGACGTCTTGCTGTGCGAACAAG AGGTGGTGGCGGACGACACGCCGGCGGTGCAGGCGGTGCTGCGCGCCGACACCAAACGACtccggctgctggaggaggagaaacGGCTGCAGGCGATGCTGGAGGGGGGCGACGACGCGGCCGCCGAGCGCCTGGAGAAG GTGTACGAGGAGCTGCGGGCCATCGGGGCGGCCGCTGCCGAGGCCAAGGCGCGGCGGATCCTGGCCGGTTTGGGTTTCAATCCCGAAATGCAGAACAGAGCTACCAGGAAATTCTCCGGTGGGTGGCGGATGAGGGTGTCCCTGGCCCG GGCCTTGTTTATGGAGCCGACGTTGTTGATGTTGGATGAACCCACCAACCACCTCGACCTCAACGCCGTCATCTGGCTCAACAA ttACCTGCAGACCTGGAAGAAGACGCTGCTGGTGGTGTCCCACGACCAAGGTTTCCTCGATGACGTCTGCACCGACATCATCCACCTCGACGCCCAACGCCTCTTCTACTACCGGGGCAACTACA TGACCTTCAAGAAGATGTaccagcagaagcagaaggagCTGCTCAAGCAGTTcgagaagcaggagaagaaacTCCGCGACCTCAAGGCCGGCGGCAAGTCCACCAAGCAGGCG GAAAAACAAACGAAGGAGGCGTTGACGAGGAAGCAGCAGAAATGCCGGCGACGGACGGCGGCGGAGGAAGCGGCCGAGGCCCCGGAGCTGCTGAAGCGACCCCGGGAATACACCGTGCGCTTCACCTTCCCCAAcccgccccccctcagcccccccatcCTCGGCCTCCACG GCGTCGACTTCGGCTAcgaggggcaggagctgctcttcCGCAACCTCGACTTCGGCATCGACATGGAGTCGCGGG tttgcaTCGTGGGCCCCAACGGCGTGGGGAAGAGcacgctgctgcagctcctcaccGGGCAGCTGACGCCG ACACGGGGGCAGATGCGGAGGAACCACCGGCTG aAAGTGGGCTTCTTCAACCAACAAGCGGCCGAGCAGCTGCGGCTGGAGGAGACGGCGGCCGAGTACCTGCAGCGCGGCTTCAACCTGCCCCACCAGGACGCCCGCAAGTGCCTGGGCCGCTTCGGGCTGGAGGGACACGCCCACACCCTCCAGATCGCCAAGCTCTCCG gacgAACCCACCAACAACCTGGACATCGAATCCATCGACGCTTTGGCCGACGCCATCAACGAATACCGGGGAG CCGTCATCGTGGTGAGCCACGACGCCCGCCTGATCACGGAGACGGGCTGTCAGCTGTGGGTGGTGGAGGAGCAGGGCCTCAGCCAGATCGACGGCGACTTCGACGACTACAAGCGGGAGGTGCTGGAGGCGCTGGGGGAGGTCGTCATCCACCGCCCCCGCGAgtgagggggcggcgggggggtggcaggggcgggggggctccatctgcaccccctccccccgctaATAAAGAGGAATGGTGCACCAATGGCTGGAGAGCGCCTTCATTTGGGGCCGCCGTCAGTAGGTTTCAGAGTGAACGCCACCAGTACGTTCCAGAGTGA
- the ABCF1 gene encoding ATP-binding cassette sub-family F member 1 isoform X5 — MPKGARPATAKQEEWRGEGEGQDQPVKKGKKDRRGKKSFFEELAEEEKMAPAEAPTPPEKEAPPQQASRRKRDRRKERRRPGAEPEPEEVELIRRLQELAAAGSEEEEEEAPAPRKGGRRRKGGNVFAALSQEQSEEEEEEERRDEGSRPGKGRSTKEEEEGEKKKKSRKNEKSKGKRQQGKAPSEDEAEGSDEDVRPKGAKNKFAALCDEEEEEDEAEEPRKGSEPEEEEEEEEAGRKAEPDARVSKKEKKKMKKQLEYERQVATIKAAAAAGENDFSVSQAELSSRQAMLENASDIKLEKFSISAHGKELYVNADLYIVAGRRYGLVGPNGKGKTTLLKHIANRALSIPPNIDVLLCEQEVVADDTPAVQAVLRADTKRLRLLEEEKRLQAMLEGGDDAAAERLEKVYEELRAIGAAAAEAKARRILAGLGFNPEMQNRATRKFSGGWRMRVSLARALFMEPTLLMLDEPTNHLDLNAVIWLNNYLQTWKKTLLVVSHDQGFLDDVCTDIIHLDAQRLFYYRGNYMTFKKMYQQKQKELLKQFEKQEKKLRDLKAGGKSTKQAEKQTKEALTRKQQKCRRRTAAEEAAEAPELLKRPREYTVRFTFPNPPPLSPPILGLHGVDFGYEGQELLFRNLDFGIDMESRVCIVGPNGVGKSTLLQLLTGQLTPTRGQMRRNHRLKVGFFNQQAAEQLRLEETAAEYLQRGFNLPHQDARKCLGRFGLEGHAHTLQIAKLSGGQKARVVFAELACREPDVLILDEPTNNLDIESIDALADAINEYRGAVIVVSHDARLITETGCQLWVVEEQGLSQIDGDFDDYKREVLEALGEVVIHRPRE, encoded by the exons ATGCCGAAGGGAGCGCGCCCGGCGACGGCCAAGCAGGAGGAATGGCGGGGGGAGGGCGAGGGGCAGG ACCAACCGGtaaagaagggcaagaaggaccGGCGAGGCAAGAAATCG TTCTTCGAGGAGctggcagaagaggagaaaatggcaCCCGCGGaggcccccacccccccagagaAGGAGGCGCCGCCCCAACAG GCCTCCCGGCGGAAGCGAGACCGGCGGAAagagcggcggcggccgggggcggagCCTGAGCCCGAGGAGGTGGAGCTTATCCGGCGCCTGCAGGAACTGGCGGCCGCCggcagcgaggaagaggaggaggaag CACCGGCCCCCaggaaaggggggaggaggaggaag GGCGGCAACGTCTTCGCGGCACTAAGCCAGGAGcagagcgaggaggaggaggaggaagagaggagggacGAAGGCTCGCGGCCCGGCAAGGGCAGAAGCACCAAG gaggaagaggagggtgagaagaagaagaagagccGCAAGAATGAGAAGAGCAAGGGGAAGCGGCAG CAGGGAAAAGCCCCCAGTGAGGACGAGGCCGAAGGCTCCGATGAGGACGTGCGGCCCAAAGGCGCAAAg aaCAAGTTCGCGGCTCTGTgcgacgaggaggaggaggaagatgaggccGAAGAGCCCCGGAAGGGCAGCGAGCCC gaggaggaggaggaggaggaagaagccgGGAGGAAGGCCGAGCCCGACGCCCGCgtcagcaaaaaggagaagaagaagatgaagaagcag ctggagTACGAGCGGCAGGTCGCCACCATAaaggcagcggcggcggcgggggagaaCGACTTCTCGGTGTCGCAGGCCGAGCTCTCCTCCCGGCAGGCCATGCTGGAGAACGCCTCCGACATCAAG CTGGAGAAATTCAGCATCTCGGCCCACGGGAAGGAGCTCTACGTCAACGCCGACCTCTACATCGTAGCCGGGCGCCGCTACGGCCTCGTGGGACCCAAcgg GAAAGGCAAGACGACGCTGCTGAAGCACATCGCGAACCGGGCGCTGAGCATCCCCCCCAACATCGACGTCTTGCTGTGCGAACAAG AGGTGGTGGCGGACGACACGCCGGCGGTGCAGGCGGTGCTGCGCGCCGACACCAAACGACtccggctgctggaggaggagaaacGGCTGCAGGCGATGCTGGAGGGGGGCGACGACGCGGCCGCCGAGCGCCTGGAGAAG GTGTACGAGGAGCTGCGGGCCATCGGGGCGGCCGCTGCCGAGGCCAAGGCGCGGCGGATCCTGGCCGGTTTGGGTTTCAATCCCGAAATGCAGAACAGAGCTACCAGGAAATTCTCCGGTGGGTGGCGGATGAGGGTGTCCCTGGCCCG GGCCTTGTTTATGGAGCCGACGTTGTTGATGTTGGATGAACCCACCAACCACCTCGACCTCAACGCCGTCATCTGGCTCAACAA ttACCTGCAGACCTGGAAGAAGACGCTGCTGGTGGTGTCCCACGACCAAGGTTTCCTCGATGACGTCTGCACCGACATCATCCACCTCGACGCCCAACGCCTCTTCTACTACCGGGGCAACTACA TGACCTTCAAGAAGATGTaccagcagaagcagaaggagCTGCTCAAGCAGTTcgagaagcaggagaagaaacTCCGCGACCTCAAGGCCGGCGGCAAGTCCACCAAGCAGGCG GAAAAACAAACGAAGGAGGCGTTGACGAGGAAGCAGCAGAAATGCCGGCGACGGACGGCGGCGGAGGAAGCGGCCGAGGCCCCGGAGCTGCTGAAGCGACCCCGGGAATACACCGTGCGCTTCACCTTCCCCAAcccgccccccctcagcccccccatcCTCGGCCTCCACG GCGTCGACTTCGGCTAcgaggggcaggagctgctcttcCGCAACCTCGACTTCGGCATCGACATGGAGTCGCGGG tttgcaTCGTGGGCCCCAACGGCGTGGGGAAGAGcacgctgctgcagctcctcaccGGGCAGCTGACGCCG ACACGGGGGCAGATGCGGAGGAACCACCGGCTG aAAGTGGGCTTCTTCAACCAACAAGCGGCCGAGCAGCTGCGGCTGGAGGAGACGGCGGCCGAGTACCTGCAGCGCGGCTTCAACCTGCCCCACCAGGACGCCCGCAAGTGCCTGGGCCGCTTCGGGCTGGAGGGACACGCCCACACCCTCCAGATCGCCAAGCTCTCCG GGGGGCAGAAAGCCCGGGTGGTGTTTGCCGAGCTGGCCTGCCGCGAGCCCGACGTCCTCATCCTG gacgAACCCACCAACAACCTGGACATCGAATCCATCGACGCTTTGGCCGACGCCATCAACGAATACCGGGGAG CCGTCATCGTGGTGAGCCACGACGCCCGCCTGATCACGGAGACGGGCTGTCAGCTGTGGGTGGTGGAGGAGCAGGGCCTCAGCCAGATCGACGGCGACTTCGACGACTACAAGCGGGAGGTGCTGGAGGCGCTGGGGGAGGTCGTCATCCACCGCCCCCGCGAgtga